From the Acidilutibacter cellobiosedens genome, one window contains:
- a CDS encoding NCS2 family permease, with product MEKFFQLNERGTNVRTEIIAGITTFFTMAYIIFVNPNILSITGMDRNGVFVATILASVIGTLVMALVANVPYAVAPGMGLNAFFTFTVCGQLGFKWQEALAMVFICGIINIIITVTKVRKEIIKSIPQSLQLAISGGIGMFIAYIGLKNAGFLKFTADPGTYALLDSKTVVANSSIVPALVNFGNKGVLLALIGLVITVILMVLKIKGSILIGIVLTTLIGIPMGITSIPEKIFDISAIGGINKVAGSFFGDVGFKSMFANSSNIFLVLITIFGLSLSDTFDTIGTFIGTGRKSNIFDEEDEKALLQSNGFKSRIDKALFADSTATSIGALLGTSNATTYVESAAGIGAGGRTGLTSVVVACLFLLCLPFASIVGMVPSQATAPALIVVGVLMAESFGKIKWGDLEEAIPAFFTVLIMTLAYNISYGIAAGFIFYCIVKICLGKAKEVHPILYGAAVLFILNFALLAIKGL from the coding sequence ATGGAAAAGTTTTTTCAGTTAAATGAAAGAGGGACAAATGTCAGGACAGAAATAATCGCAGGTATTACTACTTTTTTTACAATGGCTTATATTATCTTCGTTAATCCAAACATTTTGTCAATTACCGGCATGGATAGAAACGGTGTATTCGTAGCAACTATTTTAGCTTCTGTAATAGGAACTCTTGTAATGGCCTTAGTTGCCAATGTTCCTTATGCTGTTGCTCCCGGAATGGGGCTTAATGCATTTTTTACATTTACAGTATGCGGACAGTTGGGATTTAAATGGCAAGAAGCTTTAGCAATGGTATTTATATGCGGTATTATTAACATTATTATAACTGTTACCAAAGTTCGTAAAGAGATTATAAAGTCTATACCCCAAAGTCTTCAATTAGCGATTAGCGGGGGAATCGGTATGTTTATTGCTTATATAGGATTGAAAAATGCAGGATTTTTAAAATTTACTGCTGATCCGGGTACTTATGCTCTTTTGGATAGTAAAACCGTTGTTGCTAATAGTTCAATAGTTCCCGCCCTTGTTAATTTCGGCAACAAAGGTGTACTTCTTGCACTGATTGGGCTTGTAATTACGGTTATTCTAATGGTATTAAAAATTAAAGGATCGATTCTTATTGGTATAGTTTTAACTACACTTATTGGTATACCTATGGGGATTACTTCTATTCCCGAGAAAATTTTTGATATCAGTGCAATCGGAGGAATAAATAAAGTAGCGGGTTCTTTCTTTGGAGATGTCGGTTTTAAAAGCATGTTCGCAAATTCTTCAAATATATTTTTAGTCCTTATTACTATATTCGGGCTTAGTCTTTCAGATACATTTGATACAATAGGGACATTTATCGGAACAGGAAGAAAAAGCAACATATTTGATGAAGAAGATGAAAAAGCTCTTCTTCAAAGTAACGGATTTAAATCACGTATAGACAAGGCTCTGTTTGCAGATTCAACAGCTACATCAATAGGTGCTTTACTTGGTACTTCCAATGCCACTACATATGTAGAAAGCGCAGCAGGTATTGGTGCCGGAGGGCGTACAGGCCTTACTTCAGTTGTGGTAGCATGTTTGTTTTTACTATGTCTGCCCTTTGCTTCTATAGTAGGGATGGTGCCTTCTCAAGCTACAGCACCGGCGCTTATTGTAGTAGGGGTTTTAATGGCTGAATCCTTCGGAAAGATTAAATGGGGTGATTTAGAGGAAGCTATTCCAGCTTTCTTTACCGTATTGATTATGACTCTTGCTTATAATATTTCTTATGGAATAGCCGCAGGATTTATATTCTATTGTATAGTAAAAATATGTTTAGGAAAAGCAAAAGAAGTTCATCCTATTTTATACGGAGCAGCAGTACTTTTCATTTTAAACTTTGCTTTATTGGCAATAAAGGGATTATAG
- a CDS encoding 4Fe-4S binding protein, giving the protein MYKPKVVKNYQFPRTKEDMPLGPGSAAGVLIDVNSGWRTFRPVIDETKCSMCYVCWVVCPDGVIDKTGTKLEIDYDYCKGCGICAYECPSKAIDMIKESEK; this is encoded by the coding sequence ATGTACAAACCAAAGGTAGTCAAGAATTATCAGTTCCCGAGAACAAAAGAAGATATGCCCTTAGGTCCCGGTTCTGCCGCAGGGGTATTAATTGATGTCAATTCCGGATGGAGAACTTTTAGGCCGGTTATTGACGAGACAAAGTGCAGTATGTGCTATGTATGCTGGGTGGTCTGTCCTGATGGGGTAATAGATAAAACCGGCACTAAACTGGAAATAGACTATGACTATTGCAAAGGCTGCGGAATATGTGCTTATGAATGTCCCTCAAAAGCTATTGACATGATAAAGGAGAGTGAAAAATAA
- a CDS encoding thiamine pyrophosphate-dependent enzyme: MIKMKELSDEELFYGHKACQGCGAGIVSRLAMKILGDKTIVVLPASCISSVTTIYPQMSFFTNSMTSSFPATGAVLSGISAACKAKGLNDVNVLGLAGDGGTADIGIQALSGAVERGNDFIYICYDNEAYMNTGIQRSSLTPYGAWTTTTPTNDGALGETKFKKNLFEIMMAHRIPYCATASVGYPFDFINKVTKAKKIKGPKFIHVLSPCPTGWGFDTDKTVEIGKLAVQTGLWYLAEYEKGKIRINIEPKSFKPVSEYLGGQKRFRHLNKGDFEVIEKHRDREWKALKNLVED, translated from the coding sequence ATGATTAAGATGAAAGAATTAAGCGATGAGGAATTGTTTTACGGTCATAAGGCATGCCAAGGATGTGGGGCAGGGATTGTATCACGTTTGGCAATGAAAATTTTGGGGGATAAAACGATAGTTGTTCTTCCGGCAAGTTGTATTTCATCTGTTACTACAATATATCCTCAAATGTCGTTTTTTACAAATAGTATGACAAGCTCTTTTCCGGCAACTGGTGCTGTTCTTTCCGGAATTTCCGCAGCCTGTAAGGCTAAGGGATTAAATGATGTAAATGTTCTCGGATTGGCGGGAGACGGCGGCACGGCAGATATAGGCATTCAGGCTTTGTCAGGGGCAGTAGAACGCGGCAACGACTTTATATATATCTGCTATGACAACGAAGCATATATGAATACGGGCATCCAGAGAAGCAGCCTTACTCCCTATGGGGCATGGACTACAACCACACCTACAAATGACGGCGCTTTAGGAGAGACAAAGTTTAAAAAGAATCTTTTTGAGATCATGATGGCCCATCGTATACCATACTGTGCGACTGCCAGCGTAGGATATCCCTTTGATTTTATTAATAAAGTAACTAAAGCTAAAAAAATTAAAGGCCCTAAATTTATCCATGTATTGTCTCCATGTCCCACAGGATGGGGGTTTGATACGGACAAGACCGTAGAAATAGGGAAATTGGCTGTACAAACGGGACTTTGGTATTTGGCGGAATATGAAAAAGGTAAAATCAGGATTAATATAGAACCTAAATCATTTAAGCCTGTTTCCGAATATTTAGGGGGACAGAAGAGATTCAGACATCTCAACAAAGGCGACTTTGAAGTTATTGAAAAACACAGGGATCGGGAATGGAAAGCTTTAAAGAATCTGGTTGAGGATTAA
- a CDS encoding 2-oxoacid:acceptor oxidoreductase family protein produces MIEVRWHGRGGHGGFTAARLLGLAASVYGGNYAQAFPSFGPERRGAPVLGFTRIDDKPINDHSQVYSCDVVVVLDESLIGSVDVTKGLKDSGVMLINSHKSPNLFNFNVKAKIYTIDATQIALNILGKPITNTVMLGAAVEVTNFVDIKSVYEAIDSFMDRDLREKNKKAAQTAYEFMRGGNQ; encoded by the coding sequence ATGATAGAAGTCAGATGGCATGGCAGGGGAGGCCATGGAGGATTTACGGCGGCAAGGTTATTGGGACTGGCTGCATCCGTATATGGAGGCAATTATGCTCAGGCTTTTCCGTCTTTTGGTCCTGAAAGGAGAGGTGCACCTGTTTTAGGTTTTACCCGCATTGATGATAAGCCGATTAACGACCACAGTCAAGTTTACAGTTGTGACGTGGTTGTTGTTCTTGACGAGAGCTTAATTGGCTCTGTAGATGTGACTAAGGGATTAAAAGATAGCGGAGTAATGCTTATTAATTCACATAAAAGTCCGAATCTTTTTAATTTTAATGTAAAAGCAAAGATATATACTATTGATGCTACTCAGATAGCATTGAATATCTTGGGAAAACCTATTACCAATACTGTAATGCTGGGGGCGGCTGTCGAAGTAACTAATTTTGTTGACATCAAATCGGTTTATGAGGCTATTGATTCATTTATGGATAGAGATTTACGCGAGAAAAACAAGAAAGCTGCTCAGACTGCTTATGAATTTATGAGAGGGGGAAATCAGTAA
- a CDS encoding heavy metal translocating P-type ATPase, translating into MESVKIFDKNKEKRDIFFLIISAISLIISFFHLSIFSVDAAWVAIIFCGIPILKDAAIGLFTKFDIKADLLVSLALVASIFIGEIFAAGEIAFIMAVGSLLEERTGAKARAGIEKLIHLTPMTARVINDGVESVISAEKVQVGDKLRVLAGETIAVDGIIVSGQTSIDQSVMTGESLPIDKEVGDEVFSGTVNQFGPFDMKAVRVGQDSSLQRMIRLVKSADADKAEIVGIADRWATWIVVIALMSAVITWFFTKEIIRSVTILVVFCPCALILATPTAIMAGIGNAATHGILVKEGDALERLAKVTRIAFDKTGTLTYGRPFVVDIVSFKKDITPDELLSLAASAELRSEHPLGKTVVKYFKSKFNTLPQEPSSFQIIAGHGVSAKICNQTIISGNEQLLKECSIDIPQEILSAAEKYKNNGCTIIYVAIDNWVAGIIAFSDILRNNLAVTIESINKIGVKSLLLTGDNEQAANHIAKTAGIPDVYANCLPEDKMLAIEQYQKKNEFICMIGDGINDALALKKAYIGIAMGSIGSDIAIDAADIALVNDNIDSIPYLLLLSRKVMKTIKINLTFSMGLNFVSIILAMAGILNPVIGALLHNAGSVLVVINSSLLLKWRNK; encoded by the coding sequence ATGGAATCTGTAAAGATTTTTGATAAAAATAAGGAAAAGCGAGACATATTTTTTCTTATAATTTCGGCTATTTCATTGATAATCAGTTTTTTTCACCTGAGTATTTTTTCTGTTGATGCAGCATGGGTTGCAATTATTTTTTGTGGAATACCGATTTTGAAAGATGCGGCTATTGGACTGTTTACTAAATTTGACATAAAAGCAGATTTATTAGTATCCTTGGCATTAGTTGCTTCCATATTCATTGGGGAAATTTTCGCTGCCGGTGAAATTGCTTTTATTATGGCCGTCGGTTCACTATTGGAAGAGAGAACGGGAGCAAAAGCACGTGCAGGAATTGAAAAACTGATTCATTTAACTCCTATGACAGCAAGAGTTATTAATGACGGAGTTGAGAGTGTTATATCTGCCGAGAAAGTCCAAGTCGGAGATAAATTGAGAGTTCTTGCAGGTGAAACTATTGCAGTAGACGGAATCATTGTCAGTGGACAAACTTCTATTGATCAATCAGTTATGACAGGGGAATCTTTACCTATTGATAAAGAGGTAGGTGACGAGGTTTTCAGCGGTACTGTCAATCAATTTGGTCCTTTTGATATGAAAGCTGTTAGAGTAGGTCAAGACAGTTCCTTGCAAAGAATGATTCGATTGGTAAAATCAGCTGATGCGGATAAAGCAGAAATTGTGGGAATTGCCGATAGGTGGGCAACATGGATTGTAGTTATTGCCTTAATGTCTGCTGTAATTACCTGGTTTTTTACCAAGGAGATTATTAGATCCGTTACTATTTTAGTTGTATTTTGTCCATGTGCATTAATATTGGCTACACCTACTGCGATTATGGCGGGAATTGGTAATGCTGCTACGCATGGTATTTTGGTTAAAGAAGGGGATGCATTGGAACGCCTCGCAAAAGTGACTCGGATTGCTTTTGATAAAACAGGAACGTTGACGTATGGGAGACCTTTTGTTGTTGACATAGTTAGTTTCAAGAAGGACATTACCCCTGATGAATTGCTGTCTTTAGCAGCATCCGCTGAGCTTCGTTCAGAACATCCGCTGGGGAAGACCGTAGTAAAGTACTTTAAATCCAAGTTTAATACATTACCTCAAGAACCATCATCTTTTCAAATAATTGCCGGGCATGGTGTAAGTGCAAAGATATGTAATCAAACAATTATTTCCGGTAATGAACAATTATTAAAAGAATGTTCAATTGATATCCCCCAAGAAATATTAAGTGCAGCAGAGAAATATAAAAACAACGGATGTACTATTATATATGTGGCGATAGATAATTGGGTTGCAGGCATAATTGCTTTCTCCGATATACTTCGTAACAATTTGGCAGTAACGATAGAGAGTATTAACAAAATAGGAGTAAAAAGCCTTTTACTGACCGGGGATAATGAACAGGCAGCTAATCATATAGCAAAGACAGCAGGTATTCCCGATGTATATGCTAATTGTCTGCCGGAAGATAAAATGCTGGCGATAGAACAATATCAAAAGAAAAATGAGTTTATTTGTATGATAGGCGATGGAATAAATGATGCCTTAGCATTGAAGAAGGCTTATATAGGCATAGCAATGGGCAGCATTGGAAGTGATATAGCAATTGATGCGGCAGACATTGCTCTTGTTAACGATAATATAGATAGCATTCCTTATTTGCTGCTTTTATCCCGTAAGGTTATGAAAACTATTAAAATAAATTTGACGTTTTCTATGGGATTAAACTTTGTTTCCATAATTCTTGCAATGGCAGGAATCCTTAATCCGGTAATTGGTGCATTGTTACATAATGCTGGTTCGGTTTTAGTTGTTATAAATTCATCACTTTTATTAAAATGGAGGAATAAATAA
- a CDS encoding enoyl-CoA hydratase-related protein yields the protein MGYKNIILDEKDGILTITINRPKVLNALNTDTLNELENVVRDIERDKEIMVVIITGSGEKSFVAGADIAEMKSLNIHEGRNMTRLGQCVFQEIENLSRPVIAAVNGYALGGGCELAMACDIRIASEKAKFGQPEVGLGIIPGYGGTQRLPRLIGKGRAKYYIFTTDMITAEEAFNMGLIDKVVPHGKLYEETLKIAEKIISKGPIAVRMAKYAVNNGMNMDLASGIAYEAEAYTTSFGSEDRIEGMSAFLEKRKADFKDE from the coding sequence ATGGGTTATAAAAATATTATTTTAGACGAAAAAGATGGTATTTTAACAATAACGATAAACCGACCTAAAGTTTTGAACGCACTTAATACTGATACCCTAAATGAACTTGAGAATGTGGTAAGAGATATTGAAAGAGATAAAGAAATTATGGTTGTAATAATAACAGGAAGCGGAGAAAAGTCCTTTGTTGCAGGTGCGGACATTGCAGAAATGAAATCTTTAAATATACATGAAGGGCGAAATATGACAAGATTAGGTCAGTGCGTATTTCAAGAAATTGAAAATCTCAGCAGACCTGTAATTGCGGCCGTAAACGGTTATGCATTGGGGGGAGGCTGTGAACTGGCAATGGCGTGTGATATTCGTATTGCCTCTGAAAAAGCCAAATTCGGGCAGCCGGAAGTAGGACTTGGTATAATTCCCGGATATGGAGGAACCCAGAGGCTTCCGAGGCTGATAGGCAAAGGCCGTGCTAAATATTATATTTTTACCACAGATATGATAACGGCAGAGGAAGCATTTAATATGGGGTTGATCGATAAGGTAGTACCTCACGGAAAACTTTATGAAGAGACATTAAAAATTGCCGAGAAGATAATATCTAAGGGACCTATAGCTGTGAGGATGGCTAAATATGCTGTTAATAACGGAATGAATATGGATTTGGCTTCCGGGATTGCTTATGAAGCCGAAGCCTATACCACTTCATTTGGTTCCGAGGACCGCATAGAAGGTATGAGTGCATTTTTGGAGAAAAGAAAAGCCGACTTTAAAGATGAATAA
- a CDS encoding thiolase family protein, whose amino-acid sequence MNVHEAVIVSGCRLPVGKFGGSLSNFNAPELGAIVVREALKRANINGNQVDEVIMGTHFQAGIKANSARQCAIYAGLPVEVPAWTPNKNCGTGLKAVQCAVQAIGVGDGNIIVAGGCETMSRIPYIIHNHRFGVRIGHGELLDGMLYDGLIDPFCNYHMGVTAENVAKKCEITREMQDEFAYNSHMKAAKARREGKFKNEIIPVEVKKHKQTVIFDQDETIREDTTIETLSKLKPAFKENGTVTAGNSSGINDCAAAVVVMSKEKAEEMGKKPIAVFRGFSSAGVDPSIMGYAPVPAINKLLKKTGVRKEDIDLFEINEAFAAQAAACVRDLGLDPEKVNVNGGAIALGHPVGCSGARLVVTVVNEMIRRNAKYAVVALCIGGGQGIASLIERC is encoded by the coding sequence ATGAATGTACATGAAGCTGTAATTGTAAGCGGATGTAGGTTGCCTGTAGGTAAATTTGGGGGCTCATTAAGCAATTTCAATGCACCTGAATTGGGTGCAATAGTAGTGAGGGAAGCACTAAAAAGGGCAAATATCAACGGAAATCAGGTAGACGAAGTTATAATGGGAACCCATTTTCAGGCCGGTATAAAGGCTAATTCCGCAAGACAATGTGCTATATATGCGGGCCTGCCCGTAGAAGTACCTGCCTGGACACCTAATAAAAACTGCGGTACCGGACTTAAGGCCGTACAGTGTGCAGTTCAGGCAATAGGAGTGGGAGACGGAAATATTATTGTTGCCGGCGGCTGTGAAACAATGAGCAGGATTCCTTATATAATTCACAATCACCGATTTGGTGTCAGAATCGGCCACGGAGAGTTATTGGACGGCATGTTATACGATGGTTTGATAGACCCGTTTTGCAATTATCATATGGGTGTTACTGCGGAGAATGTGGCAAAAAAATGTGAAATTACGAGAGAAATGCAGGATGAATTTGCTTATAACAGCCACATGAAGGCAGCTAAAGCCAGAAGAGAAGGGAAATTTAAAAATGAGATTATCCCCGTAGAAGTAAAAAAACATAAACAGACTGTGATTTTTGATCAGGATGAAACGATAAGAGAGGATACAACTATTGAGACCTTATCTAAATTGAAACCGGCTTTTAAGGAAAACGGCACGGTGACTGCCGGAAATTCTTCGGGAATAAATGATTGTGCTGCTGCGGTGGTTGTGATGTCGAAAGAAAAAGCAGAAGAAATGGGGAAAAAACCTATAGCCGTATTTAGAGGATTTTCTTCGGCAGGAGTTGATCCTTCAATAATGGGTTATGCTCCGGTGCCGGCAATCAATAAATTACTGAAAAAGACAGGGGTAAGAAAAGAGGACATAGATCTTTTTGAAATAAACGAAGCCTTTGCGGCTCAAGCCGCAGCGTGTGTCAGGGATCTCGGACTTGACCCGGAAAAAGTAAATGTCAATGGGGGAGCCATAGCTTTAGGTCATCCGGTAGGATGCAGCGGAGCCAGATTAGTAGTGACGGTTGTTAATGAAATGATAAGGCGTAATGCTAAATATGCTGTTGTTGCTTTATGTATCGGTGGAGGCCAAGGAATCGCAAGTCTTATAGAAAGGTGCTGA
- a CDS encoding 3-hydroxyacyl-CoA dehydrogenase family protein — MTINKLFVIGSGTMGSGIAQTAVQSGLEVTMSDINETFVERGRQNIEKRINRLVEKGKFTAEERDKALNRLKTTVGMKEAETADAVIEAASEDEKIKSGIFKELDEICPPETIFASNTSSISITYLASFTKRPDRVIGMHFFNPVPIMKLLEITMGYVTSQETLSKAKKVGEKMGKVYVVAKDKAGFIVNRLLDPMLNEAVYLVDEGVATVEDIDKALVYGCNYPMGPLALTDLIGLDVLLAVMETFYKEYGDPKYRPAPLLRKMVRAGKLGKKTKEGFYKYE; from the coding sequence ATGACTATTAATAAATTATTTGTTATAGGTTCCGGAACTATGGGTTCGGGTATTGCTCAAACTGCCGTGCAGTCGGGACTTGAAGTAACAATGAGTGATATTAACGAGACCTTCGTTGAAAGGGGAAGGCAGAATATAGAGAAAAGAATAAACAGATTGGTTGAAAAGGGGAAATTTACGGCTGAGGAAAGAGATAAAGCATTAAACAGGCTGAAAACGACAGTCGGTATGAAGGAAGCCGAAACAGCCGACGCAGTAATAGAAGCGGCTTCCGAAGATGAAAAAATTAAGAGCGGGATATTTAAGGAATTGGATGAAATATGTCCTCCTGAAACTATATTTGCAAGCAATACGTCTTCGATTTCTATAACATATTTGGCTTCGTTTACAAAAAGACCCGATAGGGTTATAGGAATGCATTTCTTTAATCCCGTACCTATAATGAAACTTTTGGAAATAACCATGGGATATGTTACATCGCAGGAAACTCTTAGTAAAGCTAAAAAAGTTGGAGAAAAAATGGGGAAGGTTTACGTTGTTGCAAAGGATAAAGCCGGCTTTATAGTAAATCGTTTACTTGATCCGATGCTTAATGAAGCCGTTTACTTAGTGGATGAAGGAGTTGCAACAGTAGAAGATATAGATAAGGCACTGGTTTACGGATGTAACTATCCCATGGGGCCTTTGGCATTGACGGACTTAATAGGTCTTGATGTATTGCTGGCTGTAATGGAAACATTTTATAAAGAGTATGGGGATCCCAAATACAGGCCTGCTCCTTTATTGAGGAAGATGGTCAGAGCGGGTAAACTTGGCAAGAAGACAAAAGAAGGTTTTTATAAATACGAGTAA
- a CDS encoding transketolase C-terminal domain-containing protein, translating to MSTTAVATKKNFISGDEAVAYAARLCKPEVIAAYPITPQTIIIEKISEFIASDEMKCQFLLMESEHSAMAASMGASMMGCRTFTATSSQGLLYMSEMLHYVSGSRFPIVMINANRTVAAPWNIYCDHRDSISERDSGWMQLYVENGQEALDTLIQAYKVAENPKILTPIMINLDGYVLTHTYELVDIPEQEDVDEFLPPYNAVNKFDFDNPKSLSFTASPEWQTEFRYQQQEAMENAEKVIKEVDEEYGNKFGRSYGGMIDEYYVKDADYVIVAMGSVVGTSRLVVDELRKQGKKVGLVKIRSYRPFPKEYFKELGKKVKAVGVIDRDISFGYEGAVYSEVKSSLYTPGVNVKTINFIAGISGRDITKQYIADMFGQLEAADLGKDVEEVQFTGLRWK from the coding sequence ATGAGTACAACAGCAGTAGCAACAAAGAAAAATTTTATTTCCGGGGATGAAGCCGTGGCATATGCAGCAAGGCTTTGTAAACCGGAAGTTATTGCAGCATATCCTATTACACCCCAGACAATAATTATAGAAAAGATATCGGAATTTATTGCATCTGATGAAATGAAATGCCAGTTCTTATTAATGGAGAGTGAACATAGTGCAATGGCAGCATCTATGGGTGCTTCAATGATGGGATGCCGTACTTTTACAGCTACTTCTTCTCAGGGGCTTTTGTATATGTCGGAAATGCTTCATTATGTAAGCGGCAGTCGGTTCCCCATAGTAATGATAAATGCCAACAGAACTGTTGCCGCTCCTTGGAACATATACTGCGATCACAGGGATTCCATTTCCGAAAGGGATTCAGGCTGGATGCAGCTATATGTGGAAAATGGACAGGAAGCCCTTGATACTTTGATTCAAGCATATAAAGTTGCGGAAAATCCCAAGATTTTAACTCCAATAATGATTAATTTGGACGGTTATGTTTTGACTCATACTTATGAATTAGTCGATATACCTGAGCAAGAGGATGTAGATGAGTTTCTTCCGCCGTATAATGCTGTAAATAAATTCGATTTTGACAATCCAAAGAGCCTTAGCTTTACCGCTTCCCCCGAATGGCAAACAGAATTCAGATATCAACAGCAGGAAGCAATGGAAAATGCCGAAAAGGTTATTAAAGAAGTTGATGAAGAGTATGGAAATAAATTTGGGCGTTCTTACGGAGGTATGATTGATGAGTATTACGTAAAAGATGCTGATTATGTTATCGTTGCCATGGGAAGTGTAGTCGGAACTTCAAGGCTGGTAGTCGACGAACTTAGAAAACAGGGGAAGAAGGTAGGACTTGTAAAGATTCGTTCTTATCGTCCTTTCCCGAAGGAATATTTTAAAGAATTAGGAAAGAAAGTAAAAGCAGTTGGTGTTATTGACCGCGATATTTCATTTGGCTACGAAGGGGCAGTGTACTCGGAGGTAAAATCTTCATTGTATACTCCGGGAGTGAATGTTAAAACGATAAACTTTATTGCCGGAATATCGGGACGTGACATTACAAAGCAATATATTGCAGATATGTTTGGTCAGCTGGAAGCTGCTGACTTAGGTAAAGATGTAGAGGAAGTTCAATTTACGGGATTGAGGTGGAAATAA
- a CDS encoding 4-hydroxyphenylacetate 3-hydroxylase family protein — translation MKTGNQYRESLKKLHPIIYCNGRRIEDVVDDKMTKPHVNSAAMTYDLAFEPKYEDLMTATSSLTGKKINRFTHIPQSTGDLVKKVKMLRMISQHTGTCYQRCVGMDALNATFITTYEIDRDCHTNYHERFKEYYKYVQQNDLMIAGSMTDVKGDRSKKPSQQADPDLYVHIVDKRKDGIVVRGAKAHQTGMANSHEMLILPTTNLGPEDKDYAVACAIPVDAPGVIHIFGRQTNDQRRLDGDIDCGNSEFAIVGGETLTILNDVFVPWERVFMCNEYPYAQKYVETFASYHRQNYGGCKVGLADVIIGTAAAVADCNGVLNKSHIKDKLVEMTFLAETMHCCSLACSSEGFKTPAGSYYVNTLFANAAKLNCTRTMYEISRLAHDIAGGFIATLPYEADYKSKEVGPYIDKYLAANPKYSTEERIRMARLLENMTGGTALAESMHGAGSPQAMRIMIYRQANLEHKMDIAKKLAKIDKMEG, via the coding sequence ATGAAAACGGGAAATCAATACCGTGAAAGCCTAAAAAAGTTACACCCTATTATTTATTGTAACGGACGCAGGATAGAGGATGTAGTTGATGATAAGATGACCAAACCCCATGTAAATTCTGCGGCTATGACATATGATTTGGCTTTTGAACCGAAGTATGAAGACCTGATGACAGCGACATCCAGTTTAACTGGTAAAAAAATAAACAGGTTTACCCATATTCCACAGAGCACCGGTGATTTAGTGAAAAAAGTAAAGATGTTAAGGATGATAAGCCAACATACGGGAACCTGTTATCAGAGATGTGTAGGGATGGATGCGTTAAATGCTACTTTTATAACAACTTATGAAATAGACAGGGATTGCCATACCAATTATCATGAACGCTTTAAAGAATATTATAAGTATGTTCAGCAAAATGATTTAATGATAGCGGGTTCCATGACTGATGTTAAGGGAGACAGAAGCAAAAAACCGTCACAACAGGCCGATCCTGATTTGTATGTTCATATTGTAGATAAAAGAAAAGACGGAATTGTGGTACGAGGTGCTAAGGCACATCAAACAGGCATGGCTAATTCCCATGAGATGTTGATATTGCCTACAACAAATCTGGGGCCTGAGGATAAGGATTATGCTGTGGCTTGCGCTATTCCCGTAGATGCCCCCGGAGTTATTCACATATTCGGCCGTCAAACAAATGATCAAAGAAGGTTAGACGGAGACATTGACTGCGGCAATTCGGAATTTGCCATAGTTGGCGGAGAAACATTAACGATATTAAATGATGTATTTGTTCCGTGGGAACGGGTTTTTATGTGTAACGAATACCCCTATGCCCAGAAATACGTAGAGACCTTTGCTTCCTATCATAGGCAGAATTACGGAGGATGCAAGGTAGGGCTCGCTGATGTAATAATAGGTACGGCTGCGGCGGTAGCAGACTGTAACGGAGTTTTAAATAAATCCCATATCAAAGACAAACTTGTGGAGATGACGTTTTTGGCCGAAACAATGCATTGCTGTTCATTGGCTTGTTCGTCGGAAGGATTCAAGACCCCCGCAGGAAGCTACTATGTTAATACGCTATTTGCTAATGCGGCAAAGCTGAATTGTACGAGAACAATGTATGAGATTTCTCGGCTGGCCCATGATATAGCAGGAGGTTTTATTGCAACCCTTCCTTATGAAGCGGATTACAAGTCGAAAGAAGTAGGGCCCTATATAGATAAATATCTTGCTGCAAATCCTAAGTATTCCACAGAAGAGAGAATCAGAATGGCACGTCTGCTGGAAAATATGACCGGGGGAACGGCATTGGCCGAATCAATGCATGGCGCCGGCTCTCCTCAGGCTATGAGGATAATGATATACAGACAAGCAAATCTGGAACATAAAATGGATATTGCTAAAAAATTAGCTAAAATAGACAAGATGGAGGGGTAA